A segment of the Fibrobacterota bacterium genome:
GCGTAGCTGGAGAAACCCAGCAAGGAGACTAGCCCTAAGATGACGGCGAACTTCCACCGCCGCTTGCCCTCCAGGTTCTTGGCCATCAGCCAGGCGACCAGGCCCACGGCCACCAGGCTCAGGGCGTAGAAGATGAAATCGCCGATATCATAGATGACGGCCATGAGCCCCAAGCCGGCCAGCGCCGTGGGGAGGTCGAATTCCAGATCCGGCATTCCCACCGCCACGATGGCGCCCACCACCAGGACCGAAACGTAGGCCCAGAACATATCCACCTTGGCGCCGCTCACGAGGATCATGCTGGCGATCCCGAAAGTGGCGAACACGAGGACGAACCCGAGCCAATTCTTGCGGTGGCGATCTTCCGAGATGACCACGAACAGGAGCACGGCGGGCATGGTGATGAAGGAGAAGGGATGGACGCCCATCCCTAAGAAGGCCAGATAGGCGATGAGGGCCAGGATGCGATCCGCCTTGGGGGTCCCGCGCCGCTCGTACCAATCCAGGGACAGCCAGGAAATGAGAAGCACCAACAGCATGGAGGTCCCGTACACTTCCGCTTCCACCGCGCTGAACCAGAAGGTATCGGAGAACATGACCAGCACCGCGCCGATGAGGGCGGCGCAATGGGTGGCGAAGCGATCGAGCTTACGGGCGCAGGCGATGTCGAGCAGTTTGACCGTGAACAAATAGCACATCATCACCGTAAGGGCGCTGGTCAGCGCCGAGATGACGTTGACGCGCGTGGCGGCCTCCCGGAAAGGGGCGACCAGGATGAAGACCCGCGCCAGCAAGGTGAACAAGGGATTCCCCGGCGGATGGGGATTGCCCAGGATGTTGGATGCGCCCACCAACTCGCCGCAATCCCAGAAAGAGACGGTGGGGGCCATGGTGGCCAGGTAGACCGCGAAAGCCACGGCGAACATGGCGAGCGCCAGGATCAGTTTCAGTTGCTTCTCTGCCAGCATCTTGCGGGTTCCTTTAATCGGGATTTTGGAAAGTCTTGGCGATGGCGTCCAGGACGCCGTTGACGAACCGGCTGGAATCGCCGGTCGAGAATTTCTTGGCGATGTCCACAGCCTCGTTGATGGCCACTTTCAGGGGGACGTCCTGCATGTACATGAGCTCGGCCACCGCGCAGCGGATGATCAGCTTATCCACGATCGCTATCCGGTCCAGGTCCCAATTGCTGGCGGCCGCAGAAATGCGGGCGTCGAGATCCTGCTGGCTCTCCAATACCTTGCGGGCCAGGCGCGTACCGTACTCGCGCGCGTCCTGGGGCAAATCCGGATCCTCCGCGAGGCCCTTGAGGGCTTCGGCGAAGGCTTCCTTGCCCACCTCGACGGCGTAAAGCAATTGCATGGCGAACTCGCGCCCGCGGCGTCGGGAGATCATTTACGGGTTTCCTTCCGCATAGTACTCCCTTTGATCTTTTCCAGCAGATCCGCCATCTCCAGGGCGCCGAGCGCGGCTTCCCTGCCCTTGTTCCCGCGTCCGGCGTCCGCCCGTTCCAGGGCTTGCTCCAGGTTCTCCGTGGTGAGCACCCCGAAGATGACGGGCACGCCAGTGCCCAGGGCGGCCTCGCGCAATCCGTCGGCCGCCATGGAACAGACGTAGTCGTAGTGGGACGTATCCCCGCGTATGACGCATCCCAGCGCCACCACGGCCTCGTACCTGCCCGTAGCTGCCAGGGTTTTCGCGGCCAAGGGCAGTTCCACTGCGCCCGGGACCTTAGCCACCATGATGCTTTCCGCCTTCGCCCCATGCTCTATGAGGCAGGCGACCGCCCCGGCTTCCAACTGATCGGTCACCAGGGAGTTGAACTTGGCCGTCACGATGGCCACCTTGCGCACGCGCCCCTCGGGCGCCCGCGCCGCCGGATCGCCGACGAGAGGTGCCAGCCCCTTCGCCGAAGGGATCGCGCCGCCGGCCTTGCTCTTGCCCGCCATCCGTCAGCCCTGCTTTCCGGCCTTCTTGGCCGCGCCTTCCAAAGGCGACTGCCGGGTGATCTTCAACCCATATCCCTCCAGCCCGCGGATGGGCTTGGGATGGTTGGTCAGCAAATGCAAATGGCGTACGCCCAGATCGAAAAGGATCTGCGCGCCGATGCCGTAAGTACGGGCGTCCATGTTGGCGGAATGGTGATCATTCTTCCGGCCCTTCGGATTCGCTTTCGCCAGCGCGGCCCCGCCACGACCCGATCCCGCCGTCCCGGTCGCCGGACCCGCAGGCCCGAAGGACTCGATTTTGCGGGAGAAAGCCGTCTCCGCGTCCACCTGGCGCATGTAGAGGAAAACGCCCCCCTGCTTCGCGATCAGATCCAATCCCGTATGCAAGAGGCGGCCGCAATCGCAACGGGTCGATCCGAAAACGTCCCCCACCAGGCATTCCGAATGCACGCGCACCAGGGCCGGGCGCTTGGGGCTGATATCGCCCTTCACCAAGGCCAGGTGCCGCCTTCCATGGATGACGTCCTCGTAAACGAAGGCGCGGAACATGCCATGCCGGGTCGGGAAATCCGGCGAGGCCACCAGGCGCACCAGCTTCTCCTGGGTGCGGCGGTAGCCGATCAGATCCTGCACCGAAATGATCTTGAGCTTGTGCTTACGCGCGAAGCGTTGGCAATCGCGGAGGCGGGCCATGGTCCCGTCCTCGTTCATGATCTCGCAGATGACCCCGGCCTGCCCCAGGTCCGCCATATGGACCAGGTCCACGGCGGCCTCCGTGTGGCCGGCCCGCACTAGCACGCCGCCGCGGCGGGCCTTGATCGGGAAGACGTGCCCGGGCTTGATGAAATCCTCATGGCCGTGGCGCTCGTCCGCCAAGGCGCGCGCGGTGGCGCTGCGATCGGCCGCCGAGATGCCGGTGGTGGTGCCTTCGCGCACTTCCACCGAAACCGTGAAAGCGGTATCGTGCCGGGAAAGATTGGCCTCCGCCATGGGAGGCAGGCGCAGATCCTCGGTCCGCTCCGCCGAAAGCGCCACGCAGATGAGGCCGCGGGCGTACTTGGCCAGGAAATTGATTTTGGCCGGCGTGGACTTGGCCGCGGCGAACACCACGTCCCCTTCGTTCTCGCGATCCTTATCGTCCACGACGACGATGAGGCGGCCTTTCTTCAGATCGGCGACCGCCTCGGGGATGGTGTTAAACTCCATATCCCCATTTTCCCAGGGACGCATCATCGATGCGGCCCGAAGCCGGGTCAAGACCCGCGCGCCAACCGGAACGTCCCTCTTTTTCCGCGCCCGCGAATCCGCCGGCGGACAAGCCCGCGATGTGGGGCGCGGCGGCCCGTCCCAGCAGGGATTCCACGTACTTGCCGAGGATATCCACTTCGAAATTCAGGCGATCGCCCGGGGCCTTCGCGCCCAGGTTGGTGGCCGATAAGGTGTGGGGCACCAGGGCGAAGCGGAGGGTATCGCCCAACTTGGCGGCGATGGTAAGGCTCACCCCGTGCAGCGCGAAAGATCCCTTCTCCACGCAATAGCGTTCGAAGGCGGCGGGAATGCGTATCGTCAATTCCTTCCCGGAGTCCCGTCCGTCCGATCCCGGCAAGGTTTTCCAAGCCACCACTTCGGCCCGGCCGTCGACATGCCCTTGCACGATATGACCGCCCATGGGGCTGCCGGCTTTGAGGGCCGCTTCCAGGTTCAGGCGATCGCCCGCGCGCGCGGCCGACAGAGTGGTGCGGGAAAGGGTTTCGTCCACGGCGGTGGCGGTAAAGCCTTCGGGAGAAACGGTTTCCGCGGTGAGGCACACGCCGTCGCAGGCGACGCTATCGCCCACTTTCAATCCCTTGGATATGGCGGGTGCGACGATACGGAAACGAATGGCGGCGCCTTGGGGGATCCTCTCCCCGATAGTGCCGACCTCTTCCACGATCCCGGTGAACATTCGCGCCGCGCCTCTCGTTTACTGAAAACCCGGAGAACGGATCTTCACTCCGCGGCTTCGGCCCGCCCGAATTCCGCGATAAAATCGTTTCCGAAGCGTGTTAAATTACGAAATTTGAGCGATTTTCCAAAGTCCGCCCCCAACCCATCGTCCCATCTGTCGCCTTGCGGCAAGAAGCGAGGCGCGGTCATGATATAGAGCGAGTCCGCCTTGCCCGCGTTCAGGAACAAGGACCAGAGCTCCCTTCCGCCTTCCACGAGTACCGAATGGTACATGCGCTGCGCGAAGAGCGCAGCCAACCCATCCAGAACGCCCGTTTTGCTGGAGAACTCGCCCAACCGGACATGATCGACATGGGCCGGAAGCCCCTCGGCCGATTCGCTGATCACCACGGTTTTGGCCGACCGTCCCGACGCGAGCAGCTTGGCGCTTTCCGGGAACGGCCCCCGACGGCTGAGGACCAGGGCTTCCGGCGCGACCGCGCCCGGCACCAGACGCGGGGTGAGATCGGGATTATCGGCGCGCAAGGTCCGGCCCGTTACCATGATGGCATCGACGCGGGCGCGCATGGAGTGGGTCCAAGCTTGTGCTTCCGGGCCGGTCACCGAGATTTCCTCGTCCGGTCGCGCGTTGATGCGCCCATCCAAGCTTTGCGCCACTTTCAGGATGATCTTGGGCCGCCCATGGCGGATGAAAAAGAAAAACCCTTCGTAAAATGCGCGCGCGTCCTCTTCCCTGAGGCCCACTTTCACATCGATCCCCGCTTTTTCCAAAGCGCGGAAGCCGTCCCCGGAAACCAGAGGGTTGGCGTCGGGTAGGGTCGCCACTACGCGCTTTACACCTGCGGCGATAATGGCTTCGACGCAGGGCGGCGTCTTGCCGTGGTGGCTGCACGGCTCCAGGGTAACGTACAAGGTACTCCCCTTGGCCTTGGCCCCCGCCCGCTCCAGGGCGACGATTTCCGCATGGGCCTGCCCGGCGGGCCGGGTCCCGCCCTTCCCCACCACCACCCCGCCTTTGACCAGCACTGCGCCTACGGCGGGATTGGGCAGGGTTTTGCCCTTGACCTTGCGCGCCTCGGCGAAGGCCATCTCCATGAAGCGCGCGTCGGACGGGGTGAAGCGAGGCGCGGAGGTTTTACGGGCTTTGGGCATGGCGGGAGAATATCGCAACCCCCGGGGCATTTGGCCAGGCGGGGGGAGGATTAAGGGGAGATTGAGGA
Coding sequences within it:
- the nusB gene encoding transcription antitermination factor NusB, which produces MISRRRGREFAMQLLYAVEVGKEAFAEALKGLAEDPDLPQDAREYGTRLARKVLESQQDLDARISAAASNWDLDRIAIVDKLIIRCAVAELMYMQDVPLKVAINEAVDIAKKFSTGDSSRFVNGVLDAIAKTFQNPD
- a CDS encoding 6,7-dimethyl-8-ribityllumazine synthase; translated protein: MAGKSKAGGAIPSAKGLAPLVGDPAARAPEGRVRKVAIVTAKFNSLVTDQLEAGAVACLIEHGAKAESIMVAKVPGAVELPLAAKTLAATGRYEAVVALGCVIRGDTSHYDYVCSMAADGLREAALGTGVPVIFGVLTTENLEQALERADAGRGNKGREAALGALEMADLLEKIKGSTMRKETRK
- the ribB gene encoding 3,4-dihydroxy-2-butanone-4-phosphate synthase, yielding MEFNTIPEAVADLKKGRLIVVVDDKDRENEGDVVFAAAKSTPAKINFLAKYARGLICVALSAERTEDLRLPPMAEANLSRHDTAFTVSVEVREGTTTGISAADRSATARALADERHGHEDFIKPGHVFPIKARRGGVLVRAGHTEAAVDLVHMADLGQAGVICEIMNEDGTMARLRDCQRFARKHKLKIISVQDLIGYRRTQEKLVRLVASPDFPTRHGMFRAFVYEDVIHGRRHLALVKGDISPKRPALVRVHSECLVGDVFGSTRCDCGRLLHTGLDLIAKQGGVFLYMRQVDAETAFSRKIESFGPAGPATGTAGSGRGGAALAKANPKGRKNDHHSANMDARTYGIGAQILFDLGVRHLHLLTNHPKPIRGLEGYGLKITRQSPLEGAAKKAGKQG
- a CDS encoding riboflavin synthase: MFTGIVEEVGTIGERIPQGAAIRFRIVAPAISKGLKVGDSVACDGVCLTAETVSPEGFTATAVDETLSRTTLSAARAGDRLNLEAALKAGSPMGGHIVQGHVDGRAEVVAWKTLPGSDGRDSGKELTIRIPAAFERYCVEKGSFALHGVSLTIAAKLGDTLRFALVPHTLSATNLGAKAPGDRLNFEVDILGKYVESLLGRAAAPHIAGLSAGGFAGAEKEGRSGWRAGLDPASGRIDDASLGKWGYGV
- the ribD gene encoding bifunctional diaminohydroxyphosphoribosylaminopyrimidine deaminase/5-amino-6-(5-phosphoribosylamino)uracil reductase RibD — encoded protein: MPKARKTSAPRFTPSDARFMEMAFAEARKVKGKTLPNPAVGAVLVKGGVVVGKGGTRPAGQAHAEIVALERAGAKAKGSTLYVTLEPCSHHGKTPPCVEAIIAAGVKRVVATLPDANPLVSGDGFRALEKAGIDVKVGLREEDARAFYEGFFFFIRHGRPKIILKVAQSLDGRINARPDEEISVTGPEAQAWTHSMRARVDAIMVTGRTLRADNPDLTPRLVPGAVAPEALVLSRRGPFPESAKLLASGRSAKTVVISESAEGLPAHVDHVRLGEFSSKTGVLDGLAALFAQRMYHSVLVEGGRELWSLFLNAGKADSLYIMTAPRFLPQGDRWDDGLGADFGKSLKFRNLTRFGNDFIAEFGRAEAAE